TCGGCACCACGCCGGACGCCATCGACCGCGCCGAAGACCGTGAGCGCTTCCAGCAGATGATCGACAAACTGGGCCTCAAGCAACCGCCCAACGCCACCGCCCGTAGCTTTGAAGAAGCTTTCTCCAAAGCTGATGCGATTGGCTATCCGCTGGTGGTGCGGCCCAGTTACGTACTTGGCGGTCGGGCAATGGAAATCGTCTACGACGCCTCCGAGCTCGAGAACTATATGACCAACGCGGTGAAGGTCTCCAACGACTCGCCGGTGCTGTTGGATCACTTTTTGAGCGCGGCAGTCGAGATCGATATCGATGCGGTTTCCGACGGTCAGCAGGTGGTGATTGGCGGTATCATGCAGCACGTCGAGCAGGCGGGCGTTCACTCGGGTGACTCGGCCTGTTCGCTGCCGCCTTATTCACTGCCTGTGGCGGTGCAGGATGAAATGCGCGATCAGGTCAAGCAGATGGCCGTGGAGCTGGGCGTCAAGGGCCTGATGAACGTACAGCTTGCCTGGCAGGATGGCGAGATCTACGTGATTGAAGTCAATCCTCGTGCGTCGCGAACCGTGCCGTTCGTCTCCAAGTGCATCGGTACCTCTCTGGCGCAGGTGGCGGCGCGCTGTATGGCCGGTAAAACCCTTGCTGAGCAGGGTTTTGAGCGGGAAATCGTGCCGCACTTCTACAGCGTTAAAGAAGCGGTGTTCCCGTTCAACAAGTTTCCGGGCGTGGACCCGATCCTGTCGCCGGAAATGAAATCCACCGGCGAAGTGATGGGGTCAGGCGATACCTTTGCTGAAGCCTTCTTCAAGGCCCAGTTGGGGGCGGGGGAGGCGATTCCTGCGCTCACCGGCGAGCGCAAGGCGTTTCTGTCCGTACGTGAACCAGACAAGCAGGGTATTATCGAAGTGGCCCGTTCTCTGCTAACATTGGGTTTTACTCTTTGTGCAACGCGTGGCACGGCAGTCGCCCTCGAAGCGGCTGGTCTGTCAGTGGAGCACGTCAATAAAGTCTACGAAGGTCGTCCCCATATCGTCGATCTGTTGAAGAACGACGAAATCGCCTACATCGTGAACACTACCGAAGGTCGCCAAGCCATTAACGATTCTTCGGTCATTCGCCGTACTGCTCTCGCGCGCAAGGTGCCCTATGCGACCACCTTGGCGGGTGCTAATGCCGTTTGCATGGCGCTTGAGTACGGTAGGGAGATTACGGTGCGGCGCCTTCAGGATCTGCATGCAGGAGCAAGTCAATGAATAAGGTCCCGATGACGATAGCGGGCGAGAAAAGTCTTCGCGATGAACTCAATCACCTCAAGGGCGAGGCTCGTCCCCAGGTGATTGCGGCTATCGCTGAAGCGCGCGAGCACGGCGACCTTAAGGAAAACGCCGAGTATCATGCCGCGCGTGAACAGCAAGGGTTTATCGAAGGGCGTATCCAGGAAATTGAAAGCAAGCTGTCAGGCGCCCAGGTCATCGATGTCACTAAGCTGCCGAAGACAGGTAAGGTGATTTTTGGCGTGACGGTAGCACTGCTTAATCTGGATACCGACGCTAAGGTGACGTACCGGATTGTGGGTGAAGATGAAGCCAATATTAAGTCAGGGCTTATTTCCGTGACCTCACCGATTGCCCGTGCGCTTATCGGTAAAGAGGAAGGCGATGTAGTCGTGGTGACGACCCCGGGTGGCGACGTCGAGTACGAGATCGAGAGCGTTGAGCACCTCTGACTCAAGCTTTAAGCTGGAAGCCTGAAGAAAAACACCCCCGCAACCATGGCTGCGGGGGTGTTTCGTATGACAGCGGATGAGTCATACTGGCGGTAGCTTCTAGCTCGCGCGAGGTGTTAGTGACGACCGTGGTGATTTTCGAAGCGTTTGATGTTCGAAAGCTTGGGGTTCACTTGCGGATTGCGGCGATAAAGCAGCGCCATTTTGCCAATGGTCTGAACCGGTTCTGATTGGCTGTGGTTGATCAGTTCCTCGAGCATAGCGGCGCGCTCATCGCGTTCCGGCAATGCCAGTTTTACCTTGATCAGTTCGTGGTCGTTGAGCGCACGGTCGAGTTCAGCCAGTAAATTATCGGAGACGCCGTTTTCTGAAACGGTGACGACCGGATTCAAGTGGTGACCAATGCTGCGGAATGCTTTCTTTTGTGCCTGTGACAAGCTCATGGTATCTTGCGGTATCCCAGTTTGCGCTTAACGTTCCATCTTACGGTGAAACGCCACCGAGTGAAAGACATGGTGTAAAAGCGTGCCATCGCCTCTTCCAGTGTTAGATTTTTTTCATGCAGCAAACGCCTTCAGGCCGTAAGCGGCCATCAAGTAAAACCAGCGCAAGCTGGATGAAAGAGCATTTTGACGATCCTTACGTCAAACAGAGTTGGCAGGATGGCTATCGCTCGCGGGCGAGCTATAAACTGCTTGAGATCGACGAAAAGGATAAGCTGTTGCGGCCTGGGATGACCGTCATTGACCTTGGCGCTGCGCCAGGGGGGTGGAGTCAAATCGCCGCCGAAAAAGTAGGCCCGCAGGGCATGGTCATCGCCTCCGATATTCTCGACATGGATGGGCTGGCCGATGTGTCCTTTGTTCAGGGGGACTTTACCGAGGATTCGGTACTCAATGCGATTCTTGAGCAGTTGGAAAATCGTCCGGTAGACCTTGTGATGTCGGATATGGCCCCCAATATGAGTGGCATGGCGGCGATTGACCAGCCTCAAGCCATGTATCTGGTGGAGCTGGCGCTTGAACTGGCGCGTGAAACGCTCTCTCCAGGGGGGCAGTTGCTGGTAAAGGTCTTCCAGGGCGAAGGCTTTGACAGTTATTTAAAAGAGCTTCGCGAAAGCTTCAAGCGGGTGGTGACGCGCAAACCCGGTGCTTCTCGGGCGCGGTCCCGTGAAGTCTATCTGCTGGCGGAGGGGTTTCGGGGACATGATCAGCGCTAGGCCTATCGATAGGATTTATCACCGCGATAGCCAGACAGACAGTTGCAAAGTGTGTCACATTAGGCCTCAAAGGCGAGCGTGGCACAGATGGCCCAAGGCATTAGACGCCTTGGCAATGGTTGAACCCTTGAGGCTAGTGTAAGGTCTCATTAGTAGGTTTAACTGACGGATTCTTGTAATGAGGGTAGCCCCTTGAACGATATGGCAAAGAACCTGATTCTGTGGTTGGTCATCGCGGCCGTTCTACTGACAGTGTTCAATAATTTCAGTACCGAGAGCGCACCCCAGACAATGAACTACACCCAGTTCGTTGAGCAGGTGCAGGACCAGGAAGTGCGCAACGTTACCATTGATGGCTACACCATCACTGGTGAGCGGACAGATGGGTCACAGTTTCAGACAATTCGTCCTGCGGCAGAAGATCCCAAGCTGATGGATGACTTGCTGAGCAACGATGTGACGGTTATTGGTAAAGAGCCGGAGCAGCAAAGCATCTGGACGCGTCTACTGATTGCCAGCTTCCCGATTCTGCTGATCCTGGCCATTTTCATGTTTTTCATGCGCCAGATGCAGGGCGGTGCCGGCGGGGGTAAAGGTGGCCCGATGAGCTTTGGTAAGTCCAAAGCCAAGCTGCTCTCCCACGACCAGGTCAAGACGACGTTCTCGGACGTTGCCGGTTGCGATGAAGCCAAGGAAGAAGTTGAAGAGCTTGTCGACTTCCTGCGCGACCCGACCAAGTTCCAGCGTCTGGGCGGTACCATTCCGCGTGGTGTTCTGATGGTGGGGCCACCGGGCACCGGTAAAACGCTGCTGGCGAAATCGATTGCCGGCGAAGCTAAAGTACCGTTCTTCTCCATCTCCGGCTCTGACTTCGTGGAAATGTTTGTCGGTGTCGGTGCGTCGCGCGTTCGCGATATGTTCGAGCAGGCCAAGAAGCAGGCGCCGTGCATTATCTTCATTGATGAGATTGATGCGGTCGGTCGCTCACGCGGTGCCGGCATGGGTGGCGGTAACGACGAGCGTGAACAGACCCTGAACCAGCTGCTGGTCGAGATGGACGGCTTCGAGGCTAACGAAGGTGTCATCGTGATTGCGGCGACCAACCGTCCTGACGTGCTTGATCCCGCATTGCTGCGTCCGGGACGCTTTGACCGTCAGGTGACCGTTGCCTTGCCCGACATCCGGGGTCGTGAGCACATTCTCGGTGTGCACCTGCGCAAAGTGCCGCTGGCTGACGATGTCAAACCGCAACTGATTGCACGCGGTACACCCGGCTTTTCGGGTGCCGATCTGGCCAACCTGGTCAATGAAGCTGCCCTCTTTGCTGCCCGTCGTAACAAGCGGTTGGTCAGCATGGAAGAGCTCGACCTGGCCAAGGACAAGATCATGATGGGCGCTGAGCGCAAATCC
This window of the Halomonas sp. SH5A2 genome carries:
- the yhbY gene encoding ribosome assembly RNA-binding protein YhbY; its protein translation is MSLSQAQKKAFRSIGHHLNPVVTVSENGVSDNLLAELDRALNDHELIKVKLALPERDERAAMLEELINHSQSEPVQTIGKMALLYRRNPQVNPKLSNIKRFENHHGRH
- the rlmE gene encoding 23S rRNA (uridine(2552)-2'-O)-methyltransferase RlmE; protein product: MQQTPSGRKRPSSKTSASWMKEHFDDPYVKQSWQDGYRSRASYKLLEIDEKDKLLRPGMTVIDLGAAPGGWSQIAAEKVGPQGMVIASDILDMDGLADVSFVQGDFTEDSVLNAILEQLENRPVDLVMSDMAPNMSGMAAIDQPQAMYLVELALELARETLSPGGQLLVKVFQGEGFDSYLKELRESFKRVVTRKPGASRARSREVYLLAEGFRGHDQR
- the greA gene encoding transcription elongation factor GreA; amino-acid sequence: MNKVPMTIAGEKSLRDELNHLKGEARPQVIAAIAEAREHGDLKENAEYHAAREQQGFIEGRIQEIESKLSGAQVIDVTKLPKTGKVIFGVTVALLNLDTDAKVTYRIVGEDEANIKSGLISVTSPIARALIGKEEGDVVVVTTPGGDVEYEIESVEHL
- the ftsH gene encoding ATP-dependent zinc metalloprotease FtsH, giving the protein MNDMAKNLILWLVIAAVLLTVFNNFSTESAPQTMNYTQFVEQVQDQEVRNVTIDGYTITGERTDGSQFQTIRPAAEDPKLMDDLLSNDVTVIGKEPEQQSIWTRLLIASFPILLILAIFMFFMRQMQGGAGGGKGGPMSFGKSKAKLLSHDQVKTTFSDVAGCDEAKEEVEELVDFLRDPTKFQRLGGTIPRGVLMVGPPGTGKTLLAKSIAGEAKVPFFSISGSDFVEMFVGVGASRVRDMFEQAKKQAPCIIFIDEIDAVGRSRGAGMGGGNDEREQTLNQLLVEMDGFEANEGVIVIAATNRPDVLDPALLRPGRFDRQVTVALPDIRGREHILGVHLRKVPLADDVKPQLIARGTPGFSGADLANLVNEAALFAARRNKRLVSMEELDLAKDKIMMGAERKSMVMTDKEKLNTAYHESGHAIIGLVAPGHDPVYKVTIIPRGRALGVTMFLPEEDRYSLSRQQILSQICSLFGGRIAEEMTLGPNGVTTGASNDIKRATELAHNMVAKWGLSDEMGPIMYDEDESHQFLGGPGQGGSKMKSGETTTRLDKEVRKIIDDCYEEARQILTDNRDKLDAMAEALMKFETIDADQLKDIMDGRDPRPPEGWNDGDSPGGGTPASSDQPSASPSDTRNGDEPGGDGDSDDEEPSRRPSDPLGGPAGP